The following coding sequences are from one Streptomyces dengpaensis window:
- the pyk gene encoding pyruvate kinase, with protein MRRAKIVCTLGPATDSYDQINALVEAGMDVARFNLSHGTYAEHEERYQRVRKASDETGHSVGILADLQGPKIRLGRFTEGPVLLERGDTFTITVEEGAEGDRHTCGTTHAGLAADVTKGERILVDDGKVCLEVTDVDGPRVHTVVIEGGMVSDHKGLNLPGVAVSVPALSDKDEADLRWALRMGFDVIALSFVRNGRDIADVHRIMDEEGRRLPVIAKVEKPQAVDNIDDIVAAFDGIMVARGDLGVEMPLEQVPIVQKRAIKLAKRNAKPVIVATQMLDSMIDNSRPTRAEASDVANAVIDGTDAVMLSGETSVGKYPVETVKTMARIVEAAEEDILTNGLPPLTERNKPRTQGGAVARAAAEMGDFLGAKFLVAFTQSGDTVRRLSRYRSPIPLLAFTPTPETRSQLNLTWGVETFLGPHVDSTDAMVQQVDELLLKYGRCQKGDIVVITAGSPPGVSGSTNLVRVHHIGEDDSPM; from the coding sequence ATGCGCCGAGCAAAGATCGTCTGCACACTGGGCCCCGCCACCGACTCGTACGACCAGATCAACGCCCTGGTCGAAGCCGGAATGGACGTAGCCCGCTTCAACCTCAGCCACGGCACCTACGCCGAACACGAGGAGCGCTACCAGCGCGTACGCAAGGCCTCCGACGAGACCGGCCACAGCGTCGGCATCCTCGCCGACCTTCAAGGCCCGAAGATCCGACTCGGCCGCTTCACCGAAGGCCCCGTACTCCTTGAACGCGGAGACACCTTCACCATCACCGTCGAAGAAGGCGCCGAAGGCGACCGCCACACCTGCGGAACCACCCACGCAGGCCTCGCAGCCGACGTCACCAAAGGCGAACGCATCCTCGTCGACGACGGCAAAGTCTGCCTCGAAGTCACCGACGTCGACGGCCCCCGCGTCCACACCGTCGTCATCGAAGGCGGCATGGTCTCCGACCACAAAGGACTCAACCTCCCCGGAGTCGCCGTCTCCGTCCCCGCACTCTCCGACAAAGACGAAGCAGACCTCCGCTGGGCCCTGCGCATGGGCTTCGACGTCATCGCACTCTCCTTCGTCCGAAACGGACGCGACATCGCCGACGTCCACCGCATCATGGACGAAGAAGGCCGCCGCCTCCCCGTCATCGCCAAAGTCGAAAAACCCCAAGCCGTCGACAACATCGACGACATCGTCGCCGCCTTCGACGGCATCATGGTCGCCCGCGGCGACCTCGGCGTAGAAATGCCACTGGAACAAGTCCCCATCGTCCAAAAGCGCGCCATCAAACTCGCCAAACGCAACGCCAAGCCCGTCATCGTCGCCACCCAAATGCTCGACTCGATGATCGACAACTCCCGCCCCACCCGCGCGGAGGCATCGGACGTCGCGAACGCGGTGATCGACGGCACGGACGCCGTGATGCTGTCGGGCGAGACCAGCGTAGGCAAGTACCCCGTCGAGACGGTCAAGACCATGGCCCGCATCGTCGAAGCGGCCGAGGAAGACATCCTCACCAACGGCCTCCCGCCCCTGACCGAACGCAACAAGCCCCGCACCCAGGGCGGCGCCGTAGCCCGCGCAGCGGCCGAGATGGGCGACTTCCTGGGCGCCAAATTCCTCGTCGCCTTCACCCAGTCGGGCGACACCGTCCGCCGCCTGTCCCGCTACCGCTCCCCGATCCCGCTCCTGGCCTTCACCCCGACCCCGGAAACCCGCTCCCAGCTGAACCTGACCTGGGGCGTCGAAACCTTCCTCGGCCCCCACGTCGACTCCACCGACGCCATGGTCCAGCAGGTCGACGAACTCCTCCTCAAGTACGGCCGCTGCCAGAAGGGCGACATCGTGGTGATCACGGCGGGCTCACCGCCCGGAGTCTCCGGCTCGACGAACCTCGTACGCGTGCACCACATCGGGGAGGACGACAGCCCTATGTAG
- a CDS encoding ANTAR domain-containing response regulator, which produces MTAPESPQPVDAPDDDKAHVPPLTTRVVIAEDEALIRLDLKEMLEEEGYSVVGEAGDGEEAVELAREHKPDLVILDVKMPKLDGISAAEKIAEESIAPVLMLTAFSQRDLVERARDAGAMAYLVKPFSKSDVVPAIEMAVSRFTELKALEKEIADLSQRLETRKLVDRAKSVLQTEYGLTEPAAFRWIQKTSMDRRMSMQQVAEAVIQDAQEKKSSKG; this is translated from the coding sequence GTGACCGCCCCCGAGTCGCCCCAGCCCGTAGACGCGCCCGACGACGACAAGGCGCACGTGCCTCCGCTGACGACCCGTGTTGTCATCGCTGAGGACGAGGCGCTGATTCGTCTCGACCTCAAAGAGATGCTGGAGGAGGAGGGCTACTCCGTCGTCGGTGAGGCGGGTGACGGTGAGGAGGCCGTCGAGCTGGCCCGGGAGCACAAGCCGGACCTCGTGATCCTTGACGTGAAGATGCCGAAGCTGGATGGGATCTCGGCGGCGGAGAAGATCGCCGAGGAGTCCATCGCTCCGGTGCTCATGCTGACCGCGTTCTCGCAGCGCGACCTGGTGGAGCGTGCGCGTGACGCGGGTGCGATGGCGTACCTGGTGAAGCCGTTCAGCAAGAGTGACGTCGTACCGGCGATCGAGATGGCGGTGTCGCGGTTCACGGAGCTGAAGGCGCTGGAGAAGGAGATCGCGGATCTCTCGCAGCGGTTGGAGACGCGGAAGCTGGTGGACCGTGCGAAGTCGGTGCTTCAGACGGAGTACGGGCTGACTGAGCCGGCTGCCTTCCGGTGGATTCAGAAGACGTCGATGGACCGTCGTATGTCGATGCAGCAGGTTGCTGAGGCGGTCATTCAGGACGCTCAGGAGAAGAAGTCCTCGAAGGGCTAG